A window of Corallococcus macrosporus DSM 14697 contains these coding sequences:
- a CDS encoding IS4 family transposase, with protein sequence MAEGLRALVSAEDILEAARRLGALQRQRKVDLVALVESTVAAVTPLPGTQTTAFANYIALTGQKLSPSAFFERFNHAFGLLMCEVAGRAVQAVREAIGEDKPFNELGALLEEFSDVQVADSTCQLLRRLAADWAPSTSQARPASFKWHALVSLRDELPVADGVTPQRTQDTRALPEEALAPGTLTFMDLGYTDTGRFLDAIEAGAHFLVRLKAQHDPKVLRVHVGKGERVRARGMRLTDALLQGVLREEGGVIDVDVQLEKQGRTASARVVAVQGPEGERRWYLTTVGRDVLTALEVAEAYRLRWRVELLFKALKSGVGLTALRATRPGAVLSLVYAKVIALALSRLLELSMQQKAGESGQQHATGRLALVLALTRCAPLLLSHAMMSRGVTLEQLEERILLIAEVTARSRQQRRERERRKREASLGSGR encoded by the coding sequence GGCCGCGGTGACGCCGCTGCCCGGCACGCAGACAACGGCCTTCGCCAACTACATCGCGCTCACCGGACAGAAGCTGTCACCCAGCGCCTTCTTCGAGCGCTTCAACCACGCCTTTGGGCTGTTGATGTGTGAGGTGGCCGGCCGGGCCGTGCAGGCCGTGCGCGAGGCCATCGGCGAGGACAAGCCCTTCAATGAACTGGGAGCCTTGCTGGAAGAATTCTCAGACGTGCAGGTGGCCGACTCCACCTGCCAACTGCTGCGGCGACTGGCGGCTGACTGGGCCCCCTCCACCAGCCAGGCACGGCCAGCGTCCTTCAAATGGCACGCGCTGGTATCGCTGCGAGACGAGTTGCCGGTGGCGGACGGAGTGACGCCCCAGCGCACCCAGGACACGCGCGCATTGCCCGAAGAGGCGCTGGCGCCCGGCACGCTCACCTTCATGGACTTGGGGTACACAGACACCGGCCGCTTCCTTGATGCGATTGAGGCCGGAGCCCATTTCCTGGTGCGGCTGAAGGCCCAGCATGACCCGAAGGTGCTGCGGGTGCACGTGGGCAAGGGCGAGCGCGTGCGGGCCCGGGGCATGCGCCTGACGGATGCGCTACTGCAGGGCGTGCTGCGTGAGGAGGGCGGCGTCATCGACGTGGACGTGCAACTGGAGAAGCAGGGGCGCACGGCCTCGGCGCGGGTGGTGGCCGTGCAAGGGCCAGAGGGTGAGCGGCGCTGGTATCTGACGACGGTAGGCCGCGACGTGTTGACAGCCCTGGAGGTGGCCGAGGCCTACCGTCTGCGCTGGAGGGTGGAACTTCTCTTCAAAGCCCTCAAATCCGGTGTGGGACTGACGGCGCTGCGCGCCACGCGGCCTGGCGCGGTGCTCTCGTTGGTGTACGCCAAGGTGATTGCCCTGGCCCTCTCGCGCCTGCTGGAACTGTCGATGCAGCAGAAGGCAGGCGAGTCGGGTCAGCAGCATGCGACGGGGCGGCTCGCGCTGGTGCTGGCGTTGACCCGCTGCGCCCCACTGCTGCTGTCGCATGCGATGATGAGCCGGGGCGTAACCCTGGAGCAATTGGAGGAGCGCATCCTCCTCATCGCGGAGGTGACCGCTCGTTCACGCCAGCAGCGCCGCGAGCGTGAACGACGCAAGCGGGAGGCTTCCCTCGGGAGCGGCCGCTAA
- a CDS encoding short-chain fatty acid transporter, which yields METLVRIAEGLGRFSSRFVPSAFAIAVLLTLLTLALATGWAGAAPPAVLDAWGGGFWELLGFSMQMALVMFTGYLLALTGPVRALLERAARVPRTPRGAAAWMAFVSMALAYVNWGLSLVASAMLVRFMVKRRPDVDYRLLVACAYFGLGATWHSGLSASAPLLVATPGHFLEQRLGVLSIDRTLFSPFNVGLTLAVVAGLTLLAWVLHPKPENTVRVDPAVLESLGDFVPPQRPEGRGFALWLDHSRLLNTVIGVLGLLWLGQHLWMNGGWRALNLNVVNFTFLVLAVLLHGTPARLLKASEEAGTVLHGIVLQFPLYAGIYGIFKATGLTERIGELFVSLSTRETFPAIVYLYSGVVNYFVPSGGSKWAIEAPYLLEAATRLGVAPEKVVLAYAWGDMATDLIQPFWALPLLAVARLEFKELLGFLLVAFLVYLPLVTLAFLLFG from the coding sequence GTGGAGACCCTCGTCCGCATCGCCGAAGGCCTGGGCCGCTTCTCGTCGCGCTTCGTCCCCAGCGCGTTCGCCATCGCCGTCCTGCTCACGCTGCTCACCCTGGCGCTGGCCACCGGCTGGGCCGGCGCCGCGCCGCCCGCCGTGCTGGACGCCTGGGGCGGCGGCTTCTGGGAGCTGCTCGGCTTCTCCATGCAGATGGCGCTGGTGATGTTCACCGGCTACCTGCTGGCCCTCACCGGCCCGGTGCGCGCGCTGCTGGAGCGCGCGGCGCGGGTGCCACGCACGCCCCGGGGCGCGGCGGCGTGGATGGCCTTCGTCTCCATGGCCCTGGCCTACGTCAACTGGGGCCTGTCGCTGGTGGCCAGCGCGATGCTGGTGCGCTTCATGGTGAAGCGCCGGCCGGACGTGGACTACCGGCTGCTGGTGGCGTGCGCGTACTTCGGCCTGGGCGCCACCTGGCACTCGGGCCTGTCCGCCTCCGCCCCCCTGCTGGTGGCCACACCGGGGCACTTCCTGGAGCAGCGCCTGGGCGTGCTGTCCATCGACAGGACGCTCTTCTCGCCCTTCAACGTCGGCCTCACGCTGGCCGTGGTGGCGGGGCTGACGTTGCTCGCGTGGGTGCTGCACCCGAAGCCGGAGAACACCGTGCGCGTGGACCCGGCGGTGCTGGAGTCCCTGGGTGACTTCGTCCCGCCCCAGCGCCCCGAAGGGCGCGGCTTCGCCCTGTGGCTGGACCACTCGCGCCTGCTCAACACCGTCATCGGGGTGCTGGGGCTCCTGTGGCTGGGACAGCACCTGTGGATGAACGGCGGCTGGCGCGCGCTCAACCTCAACGTGGTGAACTTCACCTTCCTGGTGCTGGCGGTACTGCTGCACGGCACGCCCGCGCGGCTGCTCAAGGCCAGCGAGGAGGCCGGCACCGTGCTGCACGGCATCGTCCTCCAGTTCCCGCTGTACGCGGGCATCTACGGCATCTTCAAGGCCACCGGCCTGACGGAGCGCATCGGCGAGCTGTTCGTGTCGCTGTCCACGCGCGAGACCTTCCCCGCCATCGTCTACCTGTACAGCGGCGTGGTGAACTACTTCGTCCCCTCCGGCGGCTCGAAGTGGGCCATCGAGGCGCCCTACCTGCTGGAGGCCGCGACGCGGCTGGGCGTGGCGCCGGAGAAGGTGGTGCTGGCCTACGCCTGGGGCGACATGGCCACCGACCTCATCCAGCCGTTCTGGGCGCTGCCGCTGCTGGCCGTGGCGCGCCTGGAGTTCAAGGAGCTCCTGGGCTTCTTGCTGGTGGCCTTCCTCGTGTACCTGCCGCTGGTGACGCTGGCCTTCCTCCTCTTCGGCTGA
- a CDS encoding FUSC family protein: MRRLLRHLRSVLRVRPGKPAIGAGLRTALATAVPLILAFLLGVKDASWGGLSGLLVSLADKGGSYRTRAKELGAVTLLGALVGALGAPGGSLPWLDVTLMWLGVTAAAFARSYGETPGSIGGQLAVIFVVSLGAPAVGVETALARAFWLLFGGLWAMTLSLVLWPLRPYRPARRAIARVYRELAEACWDLGRLSREGAGSQAWVEAAERHMSVRPLMEQARATLGATRGSHLGRSQRGEHLLVLLETCEPMSAQLIALAEAMEAAVREPRFVPLRARVGSLCDAYAAMANWVEQVLDRERNEGAPRAPRLAPRSRRRHYSPAPGIRTQEDLLSLHVETVLSKLREMAGVVHETTAGLLHGDPVSDRGRSLVGNEERRARSWLAPLRDHLHSDSLVFRHAFRVGLVATAALVVTQALGIRDAHWVSLTVIAILQPYSGITEERALQRVGGTLLGACLAAVIATRVHSPSALLTVIVLLTAVSVSLLPINFGAFQILLTPDYLLLATLSSGDWSLAGQRALGVLVACAMALAGAWLLWPMPERRRFPEAAAAALRADSDYLREVISRGSGIRPEVSAARRCFGLALLDAEASFERLTAEYHGPPQQLESGMAVITYARRFATVVTALGTERPEEEVPGQLKQFAHQAGGVLDELADALKARRAPPPLPPLQVACKTDDPVFRALLERMPRQLGMLHGAVSRLSSGPILR, encoded by the coding sequence ATGCGCCGACTGCTGCGACACCTGCGCTCCGTCCTCCGCGTCCGGCCAGGGAAGCCCGCGATTGGCGCGGGCCTCCGCACCGCGCTGGCCACCGCCGTGCCGCTCATCCTCGCGTTCCTGCTGGGCGTGAAGGACGCGAGCTGGGGGGGCTTGTCCGGCCTCCTGGTCTCACTGGCCGACAAGGGCGGCTCCTACCGGACGCGCGCCAAGGAGCTGGGCGCGGTGACGCTGCTGGGCGCGCTGGTGGGCGCGCTGGGCGCGCCGGGCGGGTCCCTGCCCTGGCTGGACGTGACGCTGATGTGGCTGGGCGTGACGGCGGCGGCCTTCGCGCGGAGCTACGGAGAGACGCCGGGCTCCATCGGCGGGCAGCTCGCGGTCATCTTCGTCGTGTCGCTGGGCGCGCCCGCGGTGGGGGTGGAGACCGCGCTGGCCCGCGCCTTCTGGCTGCTCTTCGGCGGCCTGTGGGCCATGACGCTGTCCCTGGTGCTCTGGCCGCTGCGGCCCTACCGCCCCGCGCGGCGGGCCATCGCGCGGGTGTACCGGGAGCTGGCGGAGGCGTGCTGGGACCTGGGCCGCCTGTCGCGCGAGGGCGCCGGCTCCCAGGCGTGGGTGGAGGCCGCGGAGCGACACATGAGCGTGCGGCCCCTGATGGAGCAGGCGCGCGCCACGCTGGGCGCCACCCGCGGCAGCCACCTGGGCAGGTCCCAGCGGGGCGAGCACCTGCTGGTGTTGCTCGAGACGTGCGAGCCGATGTCCGCGCAGCTCATCGCCCTGGCCGAGGCCATGGAGGCGGCCGTGCGCGAGCCCCGCTTCGTGCCGCTGCGCGCGCGGGTGGGCTCGCTGTGTGACGCCTATGCGGCCATGGCGAACTGGGTGGAGCAGGTCCTCGACCGCGAGCGCAATGAAGGCGCGCCGCGCGCCCCCCGGTTGGCGCCCCGCTCACGCCGGCGGCACTACAGCCCCGCGCCGGGCATCCGGACGCAGGAGGACCTGCTGTCCCTCCATGTGGAGACGGTCCTCTCGAAGCTGCGGGAGATGGCGGGCGTGGTCCACGAGACGACCGCGGGGCTGCTGCATGGCGACCCGGTGTCAGACCGCGGGCGGAGCCTGGTGGGCAACGAGGAGCGGCGCGCGCGCTCGTGGCTGGCGCCGCTGCGCGACCACCTCCACTCCGACTCGCTCGTCTTCCGTCACGCGTTCCGGGTGGGGCTGGTGGCGACGGCGGCGCTGGTGGTGACGCAGGCGCTGGGCATCCGCGACGCGCACTGGGTGAGCCTCACCGTCATCGCCATCCTCCAACCCTATTCGGGCATCACCGAGGAGCGCGCGCTCCAGCGCGTGGGAGGGACGCTGCTGGGCGCGTGCCTGGCCGCGGTGATTGCCACGCGGGTGCATTCACCGTCCGCGCTGCTCACCGTCATCGTCCTGCTCACGGCGGTGTCGGTGTCGCTGCTGCCCATCAACTTCGGCGCCTTCCAGATTCTGCTCACGCCGGACTACCTGCTGCTGGCCACGCTGAGCTCGGGGGATTGGAGCCTCGCGGGGCAGCGCGCGCTGGGGGTGCTGGTGGCGTGCGCGATGGCGCTGGCAGGGGCGTGGCTGCTGTGGCCCATGCCGGAGCGCAGACGCTTCCCGGAGGCCGCGGCGGCCGCGTTGCGCGCGGACAGTGACTACCTGCGGGAGGTCATCTCCCGCGGCAGCGGCATCCGGCCCGAGGTGAGCGCGGCGCGGCGCTGCTTCGGCCTGGCGCTGCTGGACGCGGAGGCCTCCTTCGAGCGGCTCACCGCCGAGTACCACGGGCCGCCGCAGCAGCTCGAGTCCGGCATGGCCGTCATCACCTACGCGCGCCGCTTCGCCACCGTGGTGACGGCCCTGGGCACGGAGCGGCCGGAGGAGGAGGTGCCCGGTCAATTGAAGCAGTTCGCGCACCAGGCGGGGGGCGTGCTCGACGAGCTCGCGGACGCGCTCAAGGCCCGGCGGGCGCCGCCGCCCCTGCCGCCGTTGCAGGTGGCGTGCAAGACGGATGACCCCGTCTTCCGCGCGCTGCTCGAAAGGATGCCCCGCCAGCTCGGCATGTTGCACGGCGCCGTGTCGCGGCTCAGCAGCGGTCCCATCCTGCGCTGA
- a CDS encoding DUF3703 domain-containing protein, translating to MTMKAKLRAAFEAELREAQASESRSELARAWRHLERAHVLSQAHAGPHVRVHWRMLGFGWRRRDVAEGVGQVARLLVAAPGSWLGRAPPGNTGGANVGILTPMPIPSDLRALLDADR from the coding sequence ATGACCATGAAGGCGAAGCTGCGCGCCGCCTTCGAAGCGGAGCTGCGCGAGGCCCAGGCGTCCGAATCGCGCTCGGAGCTGGCGCGTGCCTGGCGGCACCTCGAGCGGGCGCACGTCCTCAGCCAGGCCCACGCCGGGCCTCATGTGCGGGTGCACTGGCGCATGCTGGGGTTCGGGTGGCGCCGGCGCGACGTGGCGGAGGGGGTGGGGCAGGTGGCGCGCTTGCTGGTCGCCGCGCCGGGCTCCTGGCTGGGGCGGGCGCCGCCAGGCAACACGGGGGGCGCCAACGTGGGCATCCTCACGCCCATGCCCATCCCCAGCGACCTGCGCGCGCTGCTGGACGCGGACCGCTGA
- a CDS encoding ATPase domain-containing protein: protein MSSSEQPARQDSRVSTGVPGLDAVLGGGLVSSGVYIVVGEPGAGKTLFANQLCYHQGRAGARCLYVTLLAESHARMLANMRDMAFFDSALLPEGVYYVSGFRTLEEQGLPGLLELLRREVRNHKASILVLDGLVQAQEAAGSSRDFKKFIHELQVAAGLTRFTALLLTSANGPAVHPEYTMVDGILELRERTQGVRAWRELQVRKFRGSATLHGVHAFRITSEGLEVFPRLESRVQRAPPPDPGAHRIHFGVPSLDALFPEGLAAGSTSLVLGPPGAGKTMLGSSLLAEGLKQGENCLYMGFYEPPNRLLGKVASAGIDLGGAMADGRLNFIWQPPSECILDVLADQLLSDVRRRNVKRVFVDGLSAMQQASPEPTRINSFFAALTQELRCTGTTTLFGMETPRLFGPVLDVPMEVGPSAVAENLFFLRHVELEGRLRRLLSIFKMRDTHYDPTLREFVITPQGIEVLPPFSITVDTLLTGLARHPGAGHF from the coding sequence ATGTCCTCTTCCGAGCAACCCGCACGGCAGGACTCGCGCGTCTCCACGGGCGTGCCTGGGCTTGATGCCGTGCTGGGCGGCGGCCTCGTGTCGTCGGGTGTCTACATCGTCGTCGGTGAGCCGGGGGCGGGGAAGACCCTCTTCGCCAACCAGCTCTGCTACCACCAGGGGCGCGCGGGAGCGCGGTGCCTGTACGTCACGCTGCTGGCGGAGTCCCACGCCCGCATGCTGGCCAACATGCGGGACATGGCCTTCTTCGACTCGGCGCTGCTGCCCGAGGGCGTCTACTACGTCAGCGGCTTCCGCACGCTGGAGGAGCAGGGGCTGCCGGGGCTGCTGGAGCTGTTGCGGCGCGAGGTGCGCAACCACAAGGCCAGCATCCTGGTGCTGGACGGGCTGGTGCAGGCGCAGGAGGCGGCCGGCAGCAGCCGTGACTTCAAGAAGTTCATCCACGAGCTCCAGGTCGCCGCGGGGCTGACGCGCTTCACGGCGCTGCTGCTCACCAGCGCCAACGGGCCCGCCGTCCATCCGGAATACACGATGGTGGATGGCATCCTGGAGCTGCGCGAGCGCACCCAGGGCGTGCGCGCCTGGCGCGAGCTGCAGGTGCGCAAGTTCCGGGGCAGCGCCACGCTGCACGGCGTCCACGCCTTCCGCATCACCAGTGAGGGCCTGGAGGTCTTCCCGCGGCTGGAGTCGCGCGTCCAGCGCGCGCCGCCACCGGACCCCGGCGCGCACCGCATCCACTTCGGCGTGCCATCGTTGGACGCGCTCTTCCCGGAGGGGTTGGCGGCGGGGTCCACCTCCCTGGTGCTCGGGCCGCCCGGCGCGGGCAAGACGATGCTGGGCAGCAGCCTGTTGGCGGAGGGCCTGAAGCAGGGGGAGAACTGCCTCTACATGGGCTTCTACGAGCCGCCCAACCGGCTGCTGGGCAAGGTGGCGTCCGCGGGCATCGACCTGGGCGGGGCCATGGCGGATGGGCGGCTCAACTTCATCTGGCAGCCGCCTTCGGAGTGCATCCTCGACGTGCTGGCGGACCAGCTCCTGTCGGACGTGCGGCGGCGCAACGTGAAGCGGGTGTTCGTGGATGGGCTCAGCGCGATGCAGCAGGCCTCGCCGGAGCCCACGCGTATCAACTCGTTCTTCGCCGCGCTCACCCAGGAGCTGCGCTGCACGGGGACCACCACCCTCTTCGGCATGGAGACGCCACGGCTCTTCGGTCCGGTGCTGGACGTCCCGATGGAGGTCGGTCCTTCCGCTGTGGCGGAGAACCTCTTTTTCCTGAGACATGTCGAGCTTGAAGGCCGCCTGCGCAGGCTGCTGAGCATCTTCAAGATGCGTGACACCCACTATGACCCCACCCTGAGGGAGTTCGTCATCACCCCCCAGGGAATCGAGGTGCTGCCTCCCTTCAGTATCACTGTGGATACCTTGCTCACGGGACTTGCCCGGCACCCGGGCGCTGGCCATTTCTGA
- a CDS encoding response regulator encodes METVLVVDDEQGILEALADLLREEGYRVLTASHGREALERMAELQPDLVLTDWMMPILDGPALIERIRAEPAYKDVSLMGMSAVDVSALRHLYPGMLFLQKPFDIHALLKHVRKALDGKRG; translated from the coding sequence ATGGAGACGGTCCTGGTGGTGGATGACGAGCAGGGCATCCTGGAAGCCCTGGCGGACCTCCTTCGAGAGGAGGGTTACCGCGTTCTGACGGCGTCTCACGGACGTGAGGCGCTGGAGCGGATGGCGGAGCTTCAGCCGGACCTGGTCCTCACGGACTGGATGATGCCCATCCTGGATGGGCCGGCCCTCATCGAGCGCATCCGCGCCGAGCCGGCCTACAAGGATGTATCACTCATGGGGATGAGCGCGGTGGACGTGTCCGCGCTGCGACATCTGTATCCCGGAATGCTCTTCCTCCAGAAGCCCTTCGACATCCACGCGCTGCTGAAGCACGTTCGCAAGGCCCTGGACGGAAAGCGAGGTTGA